In Desulfofundulus kuznetsovii DSM 6115, the following are encoded in one genomic region:
- a CDS encoding type II secretion system F family protein, which produces MPRVFKYRARSLSGRVVSGRVEADSQSAAILLLREKNLFVVDIRPESGPSFNLRKLLGLKIKTRDLAVFCRQFATMSEAGIPLLRCLHILVQQTESKPLRRVLEDVLAGVQKGKGLSEAFSAHKDLLPEILINMVAAGEVGGTLDQALGRLAVHFEKENELREKIKSAMTYPLLVTGMAFLAVIALLIIIVPIFVDIFNQMGATLPLPTRILIGVSSFLIRYWYALPIMLGALFLGARRLLATEGGKRVFDQMLIRLPVFGALVQKGVVARCARTLATLLRSGVPLIKSLETVEKVAGNTLAAREIAAARESIREGERIAPVLANSQIFPPMAVNMIAVGEESGNLDDLLEKLALFYDQEVEATVARLSSLVEPFLIAGVGLVVAFIAISIYLPLFSMAGAMQGGAMSGSVP; this is translated from the coding sequence ATGCCGCGGGTGTTCAAATACAGGGCACGCAGCCTCTCCGGCCGGGTGGTGAGCGGTCGCGTGGAGGCGGACAGCCAGAGCGCGGCCATCCTCCTCCTGAGGGAAAAGAACCTCTTCGTGGTGGACATAAGGCCCGAGTCAGGCCCTAGCTTTAACCTGAGAAAGTTGCTGGGGTTGAAGATAAAGACGCGGGACCTGGCTGTATTTTGCCGCCAGTTTGCCACCATGAGCGAAGCGGGAATCCCCCTTTTGCGGTGCCTGCACATTTTGGTCCAGCAGACGGAAAGCAAGCCCCTTCGCCGCGTGCTGGAAGACGTCCTGGCCGGGGTGCAAAAAGGCAAGGGACTGAGCGAAGCCTTTTCAGCCCACAAAGATCTCCTGCCCGAAATACTCATCAACATGGTAGCAGCCGGGGAGGTGGGCGGTACTCTGGACCAGGCCCTGGGCCGCCTGGCCGTGCACTTTGAAAAGGAAAACGAGCTGAGGGAAAAAATAAAGTCGGCCATGACCTATCCCCTCCTGGTTACCGGCATGGCTTTCCTGGCCGTGATAGCCCTTTTGATCATCATCGTGCCCATTTTCGTGGACATTTTCAACCAGATGGGTGCCACCCTGCCCCTGCCCACGCGCATACTAATTGGCGTTAGCAGCTTTCTCATCCGGTACTGGTACGCGCTGCCGATCATGCTGGGGGCCTTGTTTTTGGGTGCAAGGCGCCTTCTTGCCACCGAGGGGGGTAAGCGGGTTTTCGACCAGATGCTGATCCGCCTGCCCGTTTTCGGTGCTTTGGTGCAAAAGGGTGTCGTAGCCCGCTGTGCCCGCACCCTGGCCACCCTCCTGCGGAGCGGCGTTCCCCTCATTAAATCGCTGGAGACGGTGGAAAAGGTGGCCGGCAATACCCTGGCGGCCCGGGAAATTGCCGCGGCCAGGGAAAGCATCCGGGAAGGCGAGAGAATAGCCCCCGTTTTGGCAAACAGCCAGATTTTCCCGCCCATGGCCGTCAACATGATTGCCGTGGGCGAGGAGTCGGGCAACCTGGACGATCTTCTGGAAAAGCTGGCCCTCTTTTACGATCAGGAGGTGGAGGCCACCGTGGCCCGCCTCTCCAGCCTGGTGGAACCCTTCCTGATTGCCGGCGTGGGATTGGTGGTGGCCTTTATTGCCATCTCCATCTACCTGCCCCTCTTCAGCATGGCCGGCGCCATGCAGGGAGGCGCCATGTCCGGGAGCGTGCCTTGA
- a CDS encoding type IV pilus twitching motility protein PilT yields the protein MKAVDIIAQAAKLNTSDVHLTVGLPPVYRINGVLLPLDAPELKGKLDVIKEEQIKALAPEDTQALAREIMTPDQYARFKEKGELDFSYGVPGVTRVRVNVFRQRGSVAMVMRLLSTRIPTFQELGLPEVLGYLARRPNGLVLVTGPTGSGKSTTLAAMIDLINREKRLHIITLEDPIEYLHKHNLCIINQREIGQDTQSFASALRAALREDPDVILVGEMRDLETIATAITAAETGHLVLATLHTSSAAETIDRIIDVFPPSQQQQIRIQLANTIEGIVSQQLIPRHDRPGRVLALEVMVATPAIRNLIREGKTYQIPSQMQTGARYGMQTMDTSLRLLYQKGMISREELLNRARDPETLQRMIGG from the coding sequence ATGAAGGCCGTGGATATTATTGCCCAGGCGGCAAAATTAAATACTTCGGATGTTCACCTTACCGTGGGGCTGCCGCCTGTCTACCGCATTAACGGTGTTTTGCTGCCGCTGGATGCACCCGAACTGAAAGGCAAACTGGACGTGATCAAGGAAGAGCAAATAAAGGCACTGGCGCCGGAAGACACCCAGGCGCTGGCCAGGGAAATCATGACCCCGGACCAGTATGCCCGGTTTAAAGAAAAGGGCGAGCTTGACTTTTCTTACGGAGTGCCCGGCGTGACAAGAGTACGGGTGAACGTTTTTCGCCAGCGGGGCAGTGTGGCCATGGTCATGCGGCTCCTGAGTACCAGGATACCCACCTTCCAGGAACTGGGTTTGCCGGAGGTGCTGGGATACCTGGCCAGGAGGCCCAACGGCCTGGTCCTGGTCACCGGCCCCACGGGCAGCGGTAAATCCACCACCCTGGCAGCCATGATTGATTTAATCAACCGGGAGAAAAGGCTGCACATTATTACCCTGGAAGATCCCATTGAGTACCTGCACAAGCACAACCTCTGCATCATTAATCAGCGGGAAATAGGCCAGGATACTCAATCATTTGCCAGCGCCCTCCGGGCTGCCCTGCGCGAGGACCCCGACGTCATCCTGGTGGGGGAAATGCGGGATCTGGAAACCATTGCCACGGCCATCACCGCCGCCGAAACGGGCCACTTGGTGCTGGCCACGCTGCACACTTCCAGCGCGGCGGAAACCATTGACCGCATCATCGACGTGTTCCCGCCCAGCCAGCAGCAGCAAATCCGCATCCAGCTGGCCAACACCATCGAGGGAATAGTGTCCCAGCAGCTTATCCCCAGGCACGACAGGCCCGGCCGGGTACTGGCCCTGGAGGTAATGGTGGCCACCCCGGCCATAAGGAACCTGATCCGGGAGGGGAAGACCTACCAGATCCCATCCCAGATGCAGACGGGAGCCCGCTATGGCATGCAAACAATGGACACCTCCCTGCGCCTGCTCTACCAGAAAGGGATGATCAGCAGGGAAGAGCTCCTGAACCGGGCCCGCGATCCGGAAACGCTGCAGCGTATGATAGGGGGCTGA
- the gspE gene encoding type II secretion system ATPase GspE, producing the protein MARKKLLGERLIEEGLITREQLREALRVQSRTGELLGQVLIKLGMITPEDLNRVLAADRAILDDRRTVDPQLLKVVPEKLIRKYRLFPLKKEGNRLQVAMADPLNVVAIDDLRLVTGLDIEPVAANEKEINAFIERHFGFPEVEKALQEIGPDKAPEENDAGEIVVDEAPIIQLVNALIMRALDEEASDIHIEPFEKDIRVRYRVDGLLREVMRLPRRMSQAIVSRVKIMASMDIAERRLPQDGRILLKLPGRDLDLRVSTIPTLFGERVVVRILDKESIKNLSLENLGFSPSNLRVFQNFLRSTYGMVLVTGPTGSGKTTTLYAALNAINSVETNIVTVEDPVEYVLEGVNQAQVNVKAGATFATYLRSILRQDPDVIMVGEIRDLETAEIAVRAATTGHLVLSTLHTNDAPGALTRLVDMGIEPFMVASSILGVVAQRLVRRVCSRCRAPYAPQEAELSFAGPKVRSAQLFAGRGCEHCNHTGYRGRVAVHEVLVVTPGLQRLILRRASTEELRREALKEGMVSLKEDGIQKVLEGITTISEIMRVAFREEKI; encoded by the coding sequence TTGGCCAGAAAGAAGCTACTGGGAGAGCGGCTCATAGAAGAGGGACTGATTACCCGGGAACAGCTGAGAGAAGCCCTGCGCGTGCAGTCCCGGACTGGCGAACTGCTGGGCCAGGTATTGATAAAATTAGGAATGATAACTCCCGAAGATTTAAATCGGGTACTGGCTGCTGACAGGGCAATCCTGGACGACAGGAGGACGGTAGATCCGCAGCTTTTAAAAGTAGTCCCGGAAAAACTTATTCGCAAGTACAGGCTCTTTCCTTTGAAAAAAGAGGGCAATCGCCTGCAGGTGGCCATGGCCGATCCCTTGAATGTGGTGGCCATTGATGACCTGCGCCTTGTGACCGGTCTGGACATTGAGCCGGTGGCTGCCAATGAAAAGGAAATAAATGCCTTTATTGAAAGACATTTTGGTTTTCCTGAAGTGGAAAAGGCCTTACAGGAAATTGGTCCGGATAAGGCGCCTGAAGAAAATGATGCCGGGGAAATCGTTGTTGACGAGGCACCCATCATTCAGCTGGTCAACGCTTTAATTATGCGGGCTTTGGACGAAGAGGCCAGCGACATACACATCGAGCCCTTTGAAAAGGACATCAGGGTGCGTTACCGAGTAGACGGCCTTTTAAGGGAAGTAATGCGCCTGCCCCGGAGGATGAGCCAAGCCATCGTTTCGCGGGTAAAAATCATGGCCAGCATGGACATTGCCGAAAGGCGCCTCCCCCAGGACGGGCGCATCCTCTTAAAGCTTCCGGGGCGCGACCTGGACCTGCGGGTGTCCACAATACCTACCCTCTTTGGAGAAAGGGTGGTCGTGCGCATCCTGGACAAGGAAAGCATCAAGAATCTCAGCCTGGAGAATCTGGGCTTTTCTCCCTCTAACTTAAGAGTATTTCAGAATTTCCTGCGGAGCACCTACGGCATGGTCCTGGTCACCGGACCCACCGGCAGCGGCAAAACCACCACTCTTTATGCCGCCTTAAACGCCATCAATTCCGTGGAAACGAACATTGTTACGGTTGAAGACCCCGTGGAGTACGTACTGGAGGGCGTGAATCAGGCCCAGGTAAACGTAAAGGCAGGAGCCACCTTTGCCACCTACCTGCGCTCCATTTTACGCCAGGACCCGGACGTGATCATGGTGGGTGAGATCCGGGACCTGGAGACGGCGGAAATTGCCGTGCGGGCGGCCACCACCGGGCACCTGGTGCTTTCCACCCTGCACACCAATGACGCTCCGGGAGCTCTCACCAGGCTCGTTGACATGGGAATCGAGCCTTTTATGGTGGCCTCCTCTATTTTGGGGGTGGTGGCCCAGCGGCTGGTGCGTCGCGTGTGTTCCAGGTGCCGTGCTCCATATGCGCCGCAGGAAGCGGAGCTGTCCTTTGCGGGGCCAAAGGTGCGGTCCGCGCAGCTCTTTGCCGGGCGGGGCTGCGAGCACTGCAACCACACCGGCTACCGTGGCCGGGTTGCGGTCCATGAAGTGCTGGTGGTTACGCCGGGCCTCCAGCGACTTATCTTGAGGAGGGCCTCCACCGAGGAGTTACGCCGGGAAGCATTGAAAGAGGGCATGGTGTCGCTCAAGGAGGATGGCATTCAAAAGGTCCTTGAGGGCATCACCACCATCAGCGAGATCATGCGTGTTGCTTTTCGGGAGGAAAAAATATGA
- a CDS encoding prepilin peptidase codes for MPLAWFWFFSFLLGLCIGSFLNVCIYRLPRGMSLLAPPSHCPACGARLGPLDLIPVVSYLFLRGRCRHCSGTISPRYPLVELLTGAGFLLIAREHGPHVHTAGLLVLFSVLVAASFIDLDHRIIPDRLTLFALAAGIPLAALQGAEALKDGLIGSVLGGGILLIVALFSRGGMGGGDVKLAFAIGWYLGWQETLVALFLAFLLGAVVGVLWALRTGRTLKTAIPFGPFLSSGAMLAALTGDKLISWYLNLWGG; via the coding sequence TTGCCGCTGGCCTGGTTCTGGTTTTTTTCTTTCCTCCTCGGCCTTTGTATCGGCAGCTTTTTAAACGTATGCATCTACCGCCTGCCCCGGGGGATGTCCCTGCTGGCGCCCCCCTCCCACTGTCCGGCCTGCGGCGCACGCCTGGGCCCTCTGGATTTAATCCCCGTGGTGAGCTATCTTTTCCTGCGGGGCCGGTGCCGTCACTGCAGCGGGACAATTTCCCCCCGCTACCCCCTGGTGGAGCTTTTGACCGGGGCCGGCTTCCTGCTGATTGCCCGGGAACACGGCCCGCACGTTCATACTGCCGGCCTGCTGGTCCTGTTTTCCGTCCTCGTGGCGGCCAGCTTCATTGACCTCGACCACCGCATCATCCCCGACCGGCTCACCCTGTTTGCCCTGGCCGCCGGCATACCCCTGGCTGCCCTCCAGGGTGCGGAGGCTCTCAAAGACGGCCTCATAGGCTCTGTGCTGGGGGGCGGAATATTGTTGATCGTGGCCCTGTTTTCGCGGGGCGGCATGGGCGGCGGGGACGTGAAGCTGGCCTTTGCCATCGGATGGTACCTGGGCTGGCAGGAGACCCTGGTGGCCCTGTTCCTGGCGTTTTTGCTGGGTGCGGTTGTGGGGGTTTTATGGGCGCTCAGGACGGGGAGGACCCTTAAAACGGCCATCCCCTTCGGCCCGTTTCTTTCATCGGGGGCCATGCTGGCCGCGTTGACAGGGGATAAGCTTATTTCCTGGTATCTGAACCTGTGGGGTGGTTGA
- a CDS encoding Uma2 family endonuclease — protein MSAAFTRVQIPPKEVYTCADYAALPEGAPYQLIGGKLVMTPSPSTRHQAILRRLGVKMANFVDEKGVGAVYFAPVDVYLQETAVYQPDIAFVSKDRFAIIEAEKINGAPDLVVEILSPSTAYYDLREKFKIYARCGVKEYWIVDPIEKSIELYTGKEGKFIQVARAEETGRVESGVLGGFSIKLEEIFVDAP, from the coding sequence ATGAGCGCGGCCTTTACCAGGGTTCAAATTCCTCCCAAAGAAGTCTACACCTGTGCCGACTATGCTGCTCTCCCCGAGGGAGCCCCTTATCAGCTCATTGGAGGGAAGCTGGTAATGACCCCTTCGCCATCCACCCGTCACCAGGCCATTTTGCGGCGCCTGGGTGTAAAAATGGCTAATTTTGTTGATGAAAAAGGAGTGGGGGCGGTTTACTTTGCCCCCGTGGATGTTTACCTGCAGGAAACGGCAGTATATCAACCAGATATTGCTTTCGTTTCCAAAGATAGGTTTGCTATCATTGAAGCAGAAAAGATTAATGGTGCGCCTGATCTCGTGGTGGAGATTTTGTCTCCCTCCACAGCTTACTACGATCTGCGGGAAAAGTTTAAGATTTATGCTCGCTGTGGCGTGAAAGAGTACTGGATAGTGGATCCCATAGAGAAAAGCATTGAGCTTTACACCGGAAAGGAAGGTAAGTTCATTCAAGTTGCCAGGGCTGAGGAAACGGGAAGGGTTGAATCTGGTGTTTTAGGGGGCTTTTCTATAAAATTGGAAGAAATTTTTGTAGACGCCCCTTAA
- the aroB gene encoding 3-dehydroquinate synthase, with amino-acid sequence MQEVYINLGARSYSIYVDTGLLPRLGEYLKVFKLTPRVLLVTNPVVGSLYGTAAETALKNAGFEVIRAEIPDGEEYKSLATAEKLYDLAYTRELDRRSPVVALGGGVVGDLAGFVAATYLRGVPFIQVPTTLLAQVDSSVGGKVAVNHPRGKNIIGAFYQPRLVLADLDVLKTLDPREVRAGLAEVIKYGVIADQAFFAWLEENLERLLALEARALAHAVAVSCRIKARVVQEDETEQGRRAILNFGHTLGHALEALTGYTTYRHGEAVAIGMAAAVRLAVALGMFPEGDAARVINLIRRAGLPVEVPAGISPGELLASMRRDKKVLAGRLTFVLPVEIGRVEIVRDVSEETVGRVLRLCYN; translated from the coding sequence ATGCAGGAAGTTTACATAAATCTTGGCGCCCGCAGTTACTCCATTTACGTTGACACCGGCCTGCTGCCCCGGCTGGGGGAGTACCTGAAAGTTTTCAAATTAACTCCCCGGGTGCTCCTCGTTACCAACCCAGTGGTGGGCTCCCTTTACGGCACGGCGGCCGAAACCGCCCTTAAGAATGCCGGTTTTGAGGTGATCCGGGCGGAGATACCCGACGGGGAGGAATACAAGAGCCTGGCCACGGCCGAAAAGCTCTACGACCTGGCCTACACCCGCGAGCTGGACCGGCGGAGCCCCGTGGTGGCCCTGGGGGGCGGGGTGGTGGGGGACCTGGCCGGTTTTGTGGCCGCTACCTACCTAAGAGGCGTGCCCTTCATCCAGGTGCCCACCACGCTGCTTGCCCAGGTGGACTCCAGCGTGGGGGGCAAGGTGGCCGTCAACCACCCCCGGGGCAAGAACATCATCGGCGCCTTTTACCAGCCCCGGCTGGTCCTGGCCGACCTGGATGTGCTGAAGACCCTGGACCCGCGGGAGGTGCGGGCCGGCCTGGCCGAGGTGATCAAGTACGGCGTCATTGCCGATCAGGCCTTCTTTGCCTGGCTGGAGGAGAACCTGGAGCGTCTGCTGGCTCTGGAGGCCCGGGCCCTGGCCCATGCCGTGGCCGTCTCCTGCCGCATTAAAGCGCGGGTGGTGCAGGAGGACGAAACCGAACAGGGCCGCCGGGCCATCCTCAACTTCGGCCACACCCTGGGCCACGCCCTGGAGGCCCTCACCGGCTACACCACATACCGCCACGGGGAGGCGGTGGCCATCGGGATGGCGGCGGCGGTCCGGCTGGCGGTGGCCCTGGGGATGTTCCCGGAAGGAGACGCCGCGCGGGTAATCAACCTTATCCGCCGGGCCGGTCTGCCGGTAGAAGTGCCCGCCGGGATCTCTCCGGGCGAGTTGCTGGCCTCCATGCGCCGGGACAAGAAAGTGCTGGCCGGGCGGCTTACCTTCGTCCTGCCGGTGGAAATAGGCCGGGTGGAGATCGTCCGGGACGTGTCCGAAGAAACGGTGGGGCGGGTTTTGCGTTTATGCTATAATTAA
- a CDS encoding shikimate kinase, translated as MRNIVLIGFMGTGKSAVGRRLAARLGREFVDTDEEIERVTGKTIPQIFARDGEIRFRSEEALVVKKVAARENLVVATGGGVVLNPENVRALQQNGVLIGLVADPGVIYQRVKRKRNRPLLNGPGDILARIKELLAARAGAYAVAEFTVDTGRHTIDEAVEMIIAYLKGRGIV; from the coding sequence ATGAGAAATATTGTCCTGATCGGTTTTATGGGTACGGGGAAAAGTGCCGTCGGCCGGCGCCTGGCTGCCCGCCTGGGGCGGGAATTTGTGGATACCGACGAGGAGATAGAGCGGGTCACCGGCAAAACCATCCCCCAGATTTTTGCCCGGGACGGGGAGATCCGCTTCCGTTCGGAGGAGGCCCTGGTGGTGAAGAAGGTAGCCGCCAGGGAAAACCTGGTGGTGGCCACCGGGGGCGGGGTGGTGCTGAACCCTGAAAATGTGCGGGCACTGCAGCAGAACGGCGTGCTCATCGGGCTGGTGGCCGATCCCGGGGTAATTTACCAGCGGGTGAAGCGCAAGCGTAACCGGCCCCTGTTAAACGGCCCGGGGGACATCCTGGCCCGGATCAAAGAACTGCTGGCCGCCCGGGCAGGCGCCTACGCGGTGGCGGAATTCACCGTGGATACCGGCCGGCACACCATCGACGAGGCGGTGGAGATGATCATCGCCTACCTGAAGGGACGCGGAATTGTTTGA
- a CDS encoding chorismate synthase, with product MLRYLTAGESHGPALTVIIEGLPAGLALPEDYVNQQLARRQGGYGRGGRMRIEQDRVRFLAGVRGGLTLGSPVALYIENRDWASWQEIMDPGAAARLDQRVVTRPRPGHADLAGALKYGHRDIRNVLERASARETAARVAAGSVVRRLLEELGIEIIGHVVRIGPVAAPELDLIREMPSAPPGGAGKGPDEAEEEGGCGPGRPGGSPGVDLRRLREILDVSPVYCLHRETAEAMMREIDRAREAGDSLGGVFEIRVYGLPPGLGSYVHWDRRLDGRLAGALMSIQAIKGVEIGLGFAGAALPGSQVHDEIFYSRERGFYRRTNRAGGLEGGVTNGEPLIVRAAMKPIPTLYKPLRSVDLISKEPFTASVERSDVCAVPAACVVGEAVVAWELAAACVEKFGGDTLQEMKTNYQQYLDYLKSRIW from the coding sequence ATGTTGCGTTATTTAACTGCCGGAGAATCGCATGGCCCTGCTTTGACGGTCATCATTGAAGGGTTACCTGCCGGATTGGCCCTGCCGGAAGATTATGTAAACCAGCAACTGGCCCGGCGCCAGGGCGGCTACGGCCGGGGCGGCCGCATGCGGATCGAGCAGGACCGGGTGCGTTTTCTGGCCGGAGTCAGGGGTGGTCTCACCCTGGGCAGCCCCGTAGCCCTGTACATCGAAAACCGGGACTGGGCCAGCTGGCAGGAGATTATGGATCCCGGCGCTGCTGCCCGGCTCGACCAGCGGGTGGTTACCAGGCCCAGGCCGGGCCACGCCGACCTGGCCGGGGCTTTAAAATACGGTCACCGGGATATCCGCAACGTGCTGGAACGGGCCAGCGCCCGGGAGACGGCTGCCCGGGTGGCCGCCGGCAGTGTGGTCCGCCGTCTTCTGGAGGAACTGGGCATAGAGATCATCGGTCATGTGGTGCGCATCGGGCCGGTAGCGGCACCGGAACTGGACTTAATCCGGGAAATGCCGTCCGCCCCTCCGGGCGGGGCCGGTAAAGGGCCGGATGAAGCGGAGGAAGAGGGTGGATGCGGGCCCGGCCGGCCGGGCGGGTCCCCGGGTGTGGACCTGCGCCGGCTGCGGGAGATTCTGGATGTTTCCCCCGTTTACTGCCTCCACCGGGAGACGGCAGAGGCGATGATGCGTGAAATCGACCGGGCCCGGGAAGCCGGGGACTCCCTGGGGGGTGTTTTTGAGATCCGGGTTTACGGCCTGCCTCCCGGTTTGGGCAGCTATGTCCACTGGGACCGCCGCCTGGACGGGCGCCTGGCCGGCGCGCTGATGAGCATTCAGGCCATCAAAGGGGTCGAGATCGGGCTGGGCTTTGCCGGTGCCGCCCTGCCCGGTTCGCAGGTGCACGATGAGATATTTTACAGCCGGGAGAGGGGTTTTTACCGCCGCACCAACCGGGCCGGCGGCCTGGAGGGGGGCGTGACCAACGGTGAGCCCCTGATCGTGCGGGCGGCCATGAAACCCATCCCCACCTTATATAAACCTTTACGCAGCGTGGATCTGATTTCAAAAGAACCCTTCACTGCTTCGGTGGAACGCTCCGATGTCTGTGCCGTACCGGCCGCCTGCGTGGTGGGCGAGGCGGTGGTGGCCTGGGAGCTGGCGGCGGCCTGCGTGGAGAAATTTGGCGGCGACACCCTGCAGGAAATGAAAACAAACTACCAGCAATACCTTGATTATCTCAAGAGCAGGATATGGTGA
- a CDS encoding shikimate dehydrogenase family protein yields MSELISGRTRVCGLFGFPVEHSFSPAMHNAAFRHLGLDFVYVAFAVHPRELERAVAGIRALNLAGVNVTVPHKEKVIPYLDELTAGARLAGAVNTIVHRDGRLVGHNTDGAGFVRFLTDDAGFNPAGKRVLLLGAGGAARAVAVHLALSGAAQLLVANRTLSRAAELAALINEETPARAWAVPWPAKDDRVLPERLERKPPGGHDPEEGEGTFVLDTNDGKIKELVALVDLVVQTTPLGMHPREDTCPDFPFNCLRPGQVVVDLVYNPPRTLFMERATRSGARVYNGLGMLLYQGVLAFELWTGEEAPVEVMRRALPF; encoded by the coding sequence GTGAGCGAACTGATTAGCGGTCGCACCAGGGTTTGCGGCCTTTTCGGCTTTCCGGTGGAACATTCCTTTTCGCCGGCCATGCACAATGCGGCCTTCAGGCATCTGGGCCTGGATTTTGTCTACGTGGCCTTCGCCGTGCACCCCAGGGAACTGGAAAGGGCGGTGGCCGGGATCCGGGCGCTGAACCTGGCCGGGGTCAATGTGACCGTGCCCCATAAGGAAAAAGTTATACCTTACCTTGATGAGTTGACCGCCGGGGCCCGGCTGGCCGGGGCGGTGAACACCATTGTTCACCGGGACGGGCGCCTGGTGGGACACAATACCGACGGGGCCGGTTTTGTGCGCTTTCTGACTGATGACGCCGGGTTTAATCCTGCCGGCAAGCGGGTGCTGCTCCTGGGAGCCGGGGGCGCGGCCAGGGCGGTGGCCGTCCACCTGGCCCTGTCCGGAGCTGCGCAACTGCTGGTGGCCAACCGCACCCTTTCCCGGGCGGCAGAACTGGCCGCCCTGATCAATGAAGAGACACCCGCCCGGGCGTGGGCCGTGCCCTGGCCGGCGAAAGACGACCGGGTTTTGCCTGAACGACTCGAGAGGAAGCCGCCGGGCGGCCATGATCCTGAAGAGGGAGAGGGCACTTTCGTTCTGGATACAAATGACGGCAAGATCAAAGAACTGGTTGCCCTGGTGGATCTGGTCGTTCAAACCACGCCGCTGGGCATGCACCCCCGGGAGGACACCTGCCCGGATTTCCCTTTTAACTGCCTGCGGCCGGGACAGGTGGTGGTGGACCTGGTTTACAACCCGCCGCGCACCCTCTTTATGGAACGGGCCACCCGTTCCGGCGCCCGGGTATATAACGGCCTGGGCATGCTGCTGTACCAGGGGGTACTGGCCTTTGAACTGTGGACCGGGGAGGAGGCCCCGGTAGAAGTAATGCGCCGGGCGTTGCCTTTTTAG
- a CDS encoding YqeG family HAD IIIA-type phosphatase, whose product MFKLLYPKLYVATLFDIDLAELQKKGICAILLDLDNTIVPRDQDCCPGEIVQWIKKAKNHGFKLCIVSNNSPARVQALASSLAIPAVYRAVKPARRPFIQAMKLLGVAPGQTAVIGDQIFTDMLGGNRLGLYTILVAPLPGREFWATRLFSRRLEKLILCRLNRNKPGGTLAR is encoded by the coding sequence ATGTTCAAGCTGCTTTACCCCAAACTGTATGTGGCCACACTTTTCGATATCGACCTGGCTGAACTGCAAAAAAAGGGTATTTGCGCCATTCTTCTGGATCTGGACAACACCATTGTTCCCAGGGATCAGGATTGTTGTCCCGGCGAGATAGTGCAGTGGATAAAGAAGGCAAAAAATCACGGGTTCAAGCTTTGTATTGTGTCAAATAATTCCCCGGCGCGGGTTCAAGCGCTGGCATCAAGCCTGGCCATACCGGCGGTTTACCGGGCGGTTAAGCCTGCCAGGCGTCCTTTCATTCAAGCCATGAAACTGCTCGGGGTGGCCCCCGGCCAGACTGCCGTCATTGGTGACCAGATTTTTACCGATATGCTGGGCGGCAACCGTTTGGGCCTCTATACCATCCTGGTGGCCCCCCTTCCCGGTCGTGAATTCTGGGCCACACGGCTCTTCAGCCGCCGGCTGGAAAAATTAATTCTTTGTCGTTTGAACCGAAACAAGCCGGGTGGCACGCTGGCCCGCTAG
- the mobA gene encoding molybdenum cofactor guanylyltransferase has product MKHGEGVGPAGPPSECNIPAVGGDRCFAGTVTGVVLVGGGSNRMGANKALLPFGRERLLDRVVARVREAFPRVILVSNDSASYNYLGLPVIRDIYPGRGPLSGIHAALSAVATPYIFVVACDMPFIDPKLALYLARQAPGYDVVVVRDGPYLEPLFAVYGRGCLEPVESILRRGLRARVVDFFPAVRVKYIERGELSDFADVDKVFMNINTPRDLERALQFLE; this is encoded by the coding sequence ATGAAGCATGGGGAAGGGGTGGGACCTGCCGGTCCCCCCTCTGAATGCAACATACCGGCCGTGGGCGGTGATCGCTGTTTTGCCGGAACGGTTACGGGGGTAGTCCTGGTGGGTGGGGGCAGCAACCGCATGGGTGCCAACAAGGCGCTGCTTCCCTTCGGCCGGGAAAGGTTGCTGGACCGGGTCGTGGCCCGGGTGCGGGAAGCCTTTCCCCGGGTGATCCTGGTCAGTAACGACTCCGCCAGCTATAATTACCTCGGCCTGCCGGTTATCAGGGACATTTACCCCGGGCGGGGGCCGCTGTCCGGCATTCATGCCGCCCTGTCAGCCGTCGCCACCCCTTACATATTTGTGGTGGCCTGTGACATGCCCTTTATCGATCCCAAACTGGCCCTTTACCTGGCCCGCCAGGCACCGGGGTATGATGTGGTGGTGGTGCGGGACGGCCCTTACCTGGAGCCCCTTTTTGCCGTTTACGGCAGGGGTTGCCTTGAGCCTGTCGAGTCGATTTTACGCAGGGGTTTGCGGGCGAGGGTAGTGGACTTTTTTCCCGCCGTGCGGGTAAAATATATTGAGCGCGGGGAATTGTCGGATTTTGCCGACGTTGATAAAGTGTTTATGAATATAAATACCCCGCGGGATTTGGAGCGGGCGTTGCAGTTCCTGGAGTAG